Genomic window (Pradoshia sp. D12):
CGGAAAATAAAACCGGACGTTTACCACCCAATGACTGAATTAAGTCTGGAATAAGTATATGCGACCCTGCTCCATTCTTAATGATTGATCGATGGATAAATTCATAATACGAAGTAACCTTCATCTTATCTCCCCATTCCTATTAGTTTTAAAAGAATGCTAGAATATCAGCCCTAAAGCTGCCCGTTGTTCATTTTCATTTGTAAGTGCGGTTATGATACTTTTCAGCTCTGTATACTCATTGAAAACCTGACTTCCCAATTCACGTCCAAGCCCGCTTTGTTTATAACCGCCGAATGGGGCATCATTTCTGAATGCGTGCCATTCATTAATCCAAATTGTCCCTGCCCTAAGCTGCGTGGCAATTTCGTTTGCTTTTACGACATCACGTGACCATACTCCTGCTGTTAATCCATAAATCGTATCATTTGCGATTTCAATAGCTTCTTCCACTGTTGAATACTTCATCACACACAGAACTGGTCCAAAGATTTCTTCCCGGGCTATTTTCATATCATTTGTGACATCTGCAAAAATAGTAGGCTCAATAAAATATCCTTGATCAAGTCCCGGTCCTTCTGCTTTTTTACCACCACAAACAAGACGTGCTCCTTCTTCTAAACCGGAGTCTATATAGCCCAAAATTTTATTCATTTGTATTTCTGAAATAACCGGACCCATACCTGTATTTGGATCAAGCGGATGACCCAGTTTAATTTTTGCACTCATTGCAACTAACTGTTCAACGACAGTATCATACATGGATTCATGAACAAGGACACGCGTACTTGCTTCACAAACTTGACCAGCGTGGAAAAATACGCCAAGCAAAATACCTGGTATGGCCACTTCTAAATCAGCATCTGGAAGTACAATTGCAGGTGCCTTCCCGCCAAGCTCGAGCGTAACTTTTTTCACACCTGAAGAGGCTAACTCCATGATTTTCTTTCCTGTTTCAGTTGAACCTGTGAACGCAATCTTCTCCACATCCAGATGTGTCACAAGCGCCTCTCCTACCTCTGAACCTGATCCGGTAATGACATTGAAAACTCCTTTAGGAAGACCTGCTTCGACAGCAATCTCTGCTAATTTCAATGTGCCAAGCGGAGTATCTGATGCTGGCTTAACGATAATGGAATTCCCCATGGCAATTGCAGGTGCAACCTTCCACATTGCCAATACAAGAGGAAAATTAAACGGTGTAATAGCTGCTACGACCCCTAATGGTTCCCGAACTAACTGGGCTCTGTTTGCTCCGAACATTTGCTTTACAGGCAATGCCTCCACAAACTCATATTCAAGAGACATGCTGGCTGTTTGCTGGAGAGAGAGGATAAGCTGCATAATATCTGCCCCGCCAATTTTACGCAGGGTGGCTCCCGTACTGATTCCCTCCAAATAGATTAACTCCTGTGCATAATCCTTGATTTTACCGGCAAAACGCATCATAATTTGCGCTCTCTCTGCTTGTGTTTTCCTTGACCATATACCTGATTCAAAAACTTCTTTTGCATTTAGGACAGCTTTATTCACGTCATCTTTTGTACCTTTAGGGACTTTAGCAATTACTTCGGATGTAGCTGGATTTATGACATCGAACATTTCTCCCGTAGAGCCTGGTGTCCATTCTCCACCAATAAATTGTGCAAATTCCTGAACCTTCACGTCTGTACTCATCCTATATCCTCCCTTTTCTACCTATTTTCTTACTCAAAAATAACTTCAGTTTCATGAATTTCTTCCAGCGTTTTCTCCTGGGCACGTGATAGTACCTCAATCCGAGCACTCAATTGTTTTAGCGCATATTCCATTGCTTTTCCTTCCTCGATACCGAGACTTGTCACTTTTTCCCCATCTTCCCTGGTTGTCAGCTCATAGGCAATTGGAAGCAACTCCTGGAGTCTTACTTGGACACGATCAAATAACTCGGGCTTTTCATGAATCAAGCGCTGAATAAGGAATGTGCCAAATCCAATATGGCGTCCTTCGTCCCTCTTTACATTCCGGATTCCTTCAATAAATCCAGGGAACAAATTCGCTTTTGATAAAGCTTCATAGAAGAACCAATATCCCGTTTCCGCCAATACACCTTCAGCAAAGATATTGTATGTGACCGCAGCATCCAGCATTGCTTCAGGTGACTGATCTACGAGTAATCTATTCATTGTCTTAGGGAGGACATCGTCAAATAATTTCCTGTGCCCGGATGTCAGGAGATGGCTGAGATCCTCAGTCACGCCTATTTCTTCTAAAAATAAACTAAAGAACTCCGCATGCTTAGCTTCTTCAAATAAGAATGTAGATAGGTAAGATTCCTCTTCAAACCATCCTTTTTTGGATACAGCCATAATCATCGGCAGGATATCCTCCGAGACAGCTTCCTCCCCGCCAATAAACTGTGCAAATTGAATCAGAACTTCCTGCTGTTGGTCAGGACTTAGCTTTTTCCAATCCTCTTTATCCTGGCTAAAGTCAATATCAACCGGATTCCATATCCCATGTCTTTTTGCCTTTTGGTATAGCCTATATGGGAGTGAATCCTTTTTAATCATTTGTTTGGTAGTTACATATTCACGCATTCGTATCCCTCCTTTAAGAATAATTAGTTTTATTTTCATGGATACTTTTCGTATGTATTCCCTCCTCCCACCAATAATAAAGCGCTTACATTATGTTGCATCCACTTGGAACAGCCTTCACTTAACTAATTGCAAGTTCCGTGCCAACACACCATCCATGTGAGAATCAGAAAAATAGTATGGCTTTTATGTAGAAATGATTGATTTCCAAACAACCTTTTTTCCTTGCTGTTTGAATATCAATCATAGGCTTTTTGACCTGCAGACGGAACTTCTTTACTTAAACTGTAACTTAAAACCTATACATAATATGTTGTAATTTGTAAGCTAACTAAAAAAAGATAGAATAAATCTATCATCAATTTCCACACTTCTATTCATAGGATTTAATTTTGAAACTATTATTCTTTGGAAACAGTGATACATTACTTCTTTTATTAAGACTTGTTAATTTAGAAAAAACGATTTCCCATTTAAAATCAATCCATATACATAGCTTAAAAGGTACTTTAAGTAAATAATAAAGCGTGGATTAATAGTAATAGAGCGGATTTAATTAATTATTGAGCCGAACTTCAACATAATTGAGCCAAACCACTTTGTAATGATCAAATTAGTGAGAGTATGTGTGAAAAGAAGCCAAATAAGCGCAGATTTTCATTTTTGAGATACTTCTATATTTAAGCCACTATAACGATTATTATTCTACCGTGCCTATTAGTATAGATAATTACCCGATAGACACATATAGTTGATCCTTTTTTCTCCCTTATAAATTAAAATTTAACTAGCAAAGTCGCATAAATAAAGGCAGTGATTAGCCACTAAATATGCCTCTCACTGCCTCATGCTCAAATGACTGACCTTATCTACTTTTCTGTCTCTAAATATCCCTTTCTAAGGACTGTCTTAACAATTTTCCCAGCTGCGTTTCTTGGCAATGAATCTACGAAATGTACCAGCTTAGGCTTTTTATAGGATGCCAAATGATTCTGGCAAAAGAGAATGACTTCTTCCTCTGTCATTGTTTCACCAGACTTCAGAACGATATATGCTTGAACCACTTCTCCCCATTTTTCATCAACTGCACCGACCACAGCACTTTCAACCACTTTGGCATGCCTATTTAAGACTTGTTCGATTTCGGCTGGATAGATATTCTCTCCTCCACTAATAATCATATCTTTTTTACGGTCAACGACATAAATAAACCCTTCATCATCCATCCGAACTAAATCCCCGCTATGAAACCATCCTCCATGGAATGCCTCTCTTGTTGCCTCTGGATTTTTATAATATTCTTTCATAACGGTTGGTCCACGGTAGACAATTTCACCTACATCCCCGAGCGGAACATCATTCATATGGTCATCAACAACCCGGACTTCTACGTTGACCACCGGCTTACCAACGGATGAATTTTTCCTAATAGAGTCCTCTGGCTGAAGACAGGTGGTAACTGGGCTCATTTCTGTTTGTCCAAAAGGATCGCGCAGTTTCCCATTTGGAAAATATTTTGTTATCTTCTCTTTCAATAATAGAGAACAGGGTGCACTCCCAGCGGCACACCTTTCTAATGATGTTAGATCATAGTCTTCAATCGAAGGGAATTCTACAAGCATATGCCACATGGTCGGTGCTAAAAAGATAAAATTAATTCGCTCTTTCTCGATGGTTTGAAGTACTGCTTCGGGGTTGAATTGTGAATGAATCACGGTAGTTCCATTAATGGGGTATAAAAGAGTTGATAGAGCAGCAATGTGAAATAAGGGAGCAACTAATAATTGCTTAAAATTCGAGCTAAGTCCTGCTGTGACGACTTGGTTCATCCCATTCATGCACATATTTTGATGAGTTAAAACTGCTCCTTTTGGACGCCCAGTTGTACCTGAAGTATAAATAATAAGCGCACCATCATCACCCGATAATGAATTGCATGGGCGATACGTTGAGGAGCGGTCATATATTGTCTCATATGGTATATGGGAAGAGGAAGAATCTCCATTCACGATAACTATACTGTCTACAAGCTGAATTTGTGATCGTATCGACTCAATCACAGGTAAAAAAACGTGATCAACAAATAATATTTTACACTCAGATTGCCCTATGATATATGCTAGCTCATCTTTTGTGAGGCGAAAATTTATTGGAACTCCCAATGCTCCCACCAATGAGGTGGCAAAGAAAACATCAATAAAAGGAAGTCCATTCAAGAGCATAAATCCAACCTTATCCTGATATCCTATTCCATTTTCCTGCAACCAACCCGCTAAGTGGGTTGCTCTTTTCTCTGCCTCACGATAGGTCCGTCTCTCACTGCCAAATATGTATGCCTCTCTCTCATGAGCTGTGTGTGCTGACCTGCGTAGATACTCTCCGATCAACAATGATCTGGATAAATCCAAATTAGATGTCGTCACATAAATCCCTCCATATTTAAACTTTAATTTATTTGAACAAAATCACTTAAATGGTTCAATATGAAATCATCCTCTATGGGGAATTGGCAAGCATCCATTGTATTTTGCCATCACTTACAATAATGCAATTATGATGCCAACCTGTATTTTGGCAATCACACGCTAATGTTCAATTATTCATGTCTTCAAATCACACACATCAATGATTACAGGTGTTTGATAGTCTAACACATTTATCCCCGTCGATTTTGATATCCATGAAAATGGAATCTGATGGAAATATACAAATTTCTCTTCTTCTTTCTTGTCCATTGTGTAAAACGACGTGGATTAATAGAATCTAAATCCGAGCGCCATAATAAGCTTTTATTACTGTTCCTGTGAGAATGCTTGCTCTTGCTCTTTTTCTTTTAAAACATAATTACCCATAAAAAACAGCACCTGCCCATATTGGGTAAGTGCTGCTTAATTTCTATTACATATACAAATAAACAGCGTATTGATCCTGAGTCATTCATACAGCCCTGTCAGCCTCTCCGGACTGCTTTTAGAGGTATTTTTAATTACTAACCGAATAAATGTAAATGACCCATATCAAATTTGAAAAACGAATCCGAACAATAAAGAGCTCTTAAATAGAACTCACTGCGGAGGATTGATAATGATAGAATCGGGCAGATAAATACTGAATTCCGTCCATTCTGGATTGGATGTGCATAATAAGTCTCCATTATAACTATCAATAATTTTTTTGCATACATACAGGCCAATACCCGTACCTAATTCCTTCGTAGTGAAAAATGGCTCAAAGATCGACTCAATAATATCATTTGCAATCATTGGCCCATTATTGGACAAACTTATCACTAATTGATTGTTCTTAATTGTGGATTTTACTTTAATCACACGCTGAGGCGGCTGATTTTTCAAGGCATCAATTGAGTTAACAAACAGATTAAGGGCAACCTGCTTCAATCCATTTCTGCTTGCCTTTATAATTAAATCTTCCGGAACATCGATTTC
Coding sequences:
- a CDS encoding R2-like ligand-binding oxidase; its protein translation is MREYVTTKQMIKKDSLPYRLYQKAKRHGIWNPVDIDFSQDKEDWKKLSPDQQQEVLIQFAQFIGGEEAVSEDILPMIMAVSKKGWFEEESYLSTFLFEEAKHAEFFSLFLEEIGVTEDLSHLLTSGHRKLFDDVLPKTMNRLLVDQSPEAMLDAAVTYNIFAEGVLAETGYWFFYEALSKANLFPGFIEGIRNVKRDEGRHIGFGTFLIQRLIHEKPELFDRVQVRLQELLPIAYELTTREDGEKVTSLGIEEGKAMEYALKQLSARIEVLSRAQEKTLEEIHETEVIFE
- a CDS encoding aldehyde dehydrogenase family protein is translated as MSTDVKVQEFAQFIGGEWTPGSTGEMFDVINPATSEVIAKVPKGTKDDVNKAVLNAKEVFESGIWSRKTQAERAQIMMRFAGKIKDYAQELIYLEGISTGATLRKIGGADIMQLILSLQQTASMSLEYEFVEALPVKQMFGANRAQLVREPLGVVAAITPFNFPLVLAMWKVAPAIAMGNSIIVKPASDTPLGTLKLAEIAVEAGLPKGVFNVITGSGSEVGEALVTHLDVEKIAFTGSTETGKKIMELASSGVKKVTLELGGKAPAIVLPDADLEVAIPGILLGVFFHAGQVCEASTRVLVHESMYDTVVEQLVAMSAKIKLGHPLDPNTGMGPVISEIQMNKILGYIDSGLEEGARLVCGGKKAEGPGLDQGYFIEPTIFADVTNDMKIAREEIFGPVLCVMKYSTVEEAIEIANDTIYGLTAGVWSRDVVKANEIATQLRAGTIWINEWHAFRNDAPFGGYKQSGLGRELGSQVFNEYTELKSIITALTNENEQRAALGLIF
- a CDS encoding acyl-CoA synthetase, encoding MTTSNLDLSRSLLIGEYLRRSAHTAHEREAYIFGSERRTYREAEKRATHLAGWLQENGIGYQDKVGFMLLNGLPFIDVFFATSLVGALGVPINFRLTKDELAYIIGQSECKILFVDHVFLPVIESIRSQIQLVDSIVIVNGDSSSSHIPYETIYDRSSTYRPCNSLSGDDGALIIYTSGTTGRPKGAVLTHQNMCMNGMNQVVTAGLSSNFKQLLVAPLFHIAALSTLLYPINGTTVIHSQFNPEAVLQTIEKERINFIFLAPTMWHMLVEFPSIEDYDLTSLERCAAGSAPCSLLLKEKITKYFPNGKLRDPFGQTEMSPVTTCLQPEDSIRKNSSVGKPVVNVEVRVVDDHMNDVPLGDVGEIVYRGPTVMKEYYKNPEATREAFHGGWFHSGDLVRMDDEGFIYVVDRKKDMIISGGENIYPAEIEQVLNRHAKVVESAVVGAVDEKWGEVVQAYIVLKSGETMTEEEVILFCQNHLASYKKPKLVHFVDSLPRNAAGKIVKTVLRKGYLETEK